Within Deltaproteobacteria bacterium, the genomic segment ACAGGAGACCAATCCCAGCAGTTTGAGGGTCATTTCCCGGTACGCCGGATCCTGGAGCATTTTACCGATGGTGGTGATTTCTTCTACGCGGCCTTCGGCGATGATATGGGGAGTGGAACCCACGGCCACGTACCATCCTCCCAGCATTTCCAGGCCGAAGGATTCCAGCCCAGGCATCTGCTCTTCTCGCTCGAAGTCCTTGAAGGCATAGAAGTCCTGTGGATTGACGTTGTAATGCTGATTGAATTTGTATCCGTGTTCGATCTCAACGGGCTTTGCGGGGATGACTCCGGTCGGTACGAGCAGTTTTGAATGATAGTTCTCCACAAGGCTCAGGAGTTTTCGGCGGAGTTGAATGAAAGATGGAGCAGTGATGAGTTTCTCCACATCCTTTATGGCCCTGGAGACCCCTTCGGTGATGAAGGTGGGGCCTTCCCCGGAGGCCACCCGCCAGGATCCGGTGAGCATCATGAGTCCCGTATCGTTGATCCGGGGGACGAATTCTGAGGAAAAAAAGTCGTCAAAAGGACCGTCTTTTCCCTTCAGGACATCCCAGTACTGAACCAATTTTACCGGCATGGATGCCTCCCTTCCCTGAATTTTCCCCTTCAGGGATGAGAATCTCCCGGAAGAAGGAATTTCGGGGAATTCACGGTTTTCGGGGTCATTGTCTCCCATCAGGGGAGCAGCCCCGAAGGCATGAGGATCTTGCTCCCGAATCCATTTACCATGGGTAGGAGCTTGGCGGTGAGACGCCTGTAAGTCTCGCTGCCGATGGCCTCCAGGATTCGCTTGGGATCGGTGCAGGATCCCTCGGTTACGATGTTCGGACCCGGCCCGATAGCGACGTACCAGGACCCGATCATCTTGATGCCCAGACCTTCAAGGGCGGGGATATATTCATTTTCCATGAAGGCTTCGTAAGTGTCGTATCTGTCCGTGATGACATCGTAGTGGTGGTTGAACCGGAAATTGGTATGTTCGGGAAGGAGGCTTTCCACGCGGCCCGTCGGGACCAGGATCTTGGTGCGGTAATTGGTGGAAACGAAGTGCATAAGCCGGTTGAGCTTGATGAACTCTTCCTGTTCCAGCAAGGCATGGACCTGGGCCATAGAGTCCGCCACGCCTTCCAGGATGTGGAAAGGGCCTTCCCCGGATACTGCGTACCAGGAGCCGAGGATTTTCAGAAGACCGGTGTCGTTGATCCCCGGGATATAGTTCTTGGAGAGGAAATCCCCGAATTCCTCCCGGTGTTCTGAGAGGACATCGCAGTACTGGATGAATTTGACGGTCATGGCTCCACCTCGTCATAAGGCCAGGGCTCATGCAACCGAGACCTTTGAAAAACGTTCAATTTTGTTCAAGGTCAAGGAAGGCGAAAATTTTAACCACAGGAATACACTGAAGTATTTCGAGGATTAAAATTTGAGCCTGACGCCGAGATTGGGCAAAAGGAAGCGTTCTTCAAAGGTCTCGGCAGCTTTTATCAATGCATGGCCCGCCCGCCGTCCACCAGAATGGTCTGGCCGGTGATGAAATCGCTCTCGGGGGAGGCCAGGAAAACGGCGGCGCCCGTAAGGTCCTCGGGACGTTCCAGCCTCCGCAAGGGGGTCTTGGAGGTATCGTACTTGGCCACGTCGGCCAGGCCGCGGCTCGCTTCGGTATCCGTAAATCCGGGGGCTATACAGTTGATACAGATGTTGTGGGGTCCCAGTTCGACTGCAAGGGCCCGGGTCAACCCGATGATGCCTCCCTTGGAGGCCACGTAGTGGGCGAAACCGTGGGATCCTGTAAAGAAGACCTCGGAGGCCAGGTTCACGATCTTCCCGTATCCCTGTTCTTTCATGTAGGGAAAGACCGCCCTGGCGCACAGAAAGGCCCCCTTGACGTTGACCGCCATGACCAGGTTCCATTCTTCAAGGTCGATTTCCTGGAAGGGTCTCCTGCGGATGCCGTCGTAGACGGCCGCGTTGTTGATCAGAATATCGATCCGCCCGAAGGCTTCATAGGCGGCTCTGGCCATGGCCAGGGTATCCTCTTCGCGGGAAACATCGGCCTGGAAGTCCACGGCGTCACCACCCATTTCCCGGATCAGCCTCACGGTCTCCCGGAGATTGTCCAGATCCCTTCGGGTGACCACCATCACGCGGGCGCCTTCCCGGGCCATTTCAAGGGCGAAGGCCCTGCCGAGCCCCTTCGCGCCCCCGGTCACTATGGCCGTTCTGTCCTTGAGCCGCATGCTTTCCTCCTCTCCTCTAATACTCTCTCCCCTTTTCCTCCCAGATCCTGGGCAGGTTGAAATCCTCCACTATCACCTTAAAACAGTTGTAGGA encodes:
- a CDS encoding 3-oxoacyl-ACP reductase FabG, with the protein product MRLKDRTAIVTGGAKGLGRAFALEMAREGARVMVVTRRDLDNLRETVRLIREMGGDAVDFQADVSREEDTLAMARAAYEAFGRIDILINNAAVYDGIRRRPFQEIDLEEWNLVMAVNVKGAFLCARAVFPYMKEQGYGKIVNLASEVFFTGSHGFAHYVASKGGIIGLTRALAVELGPHNICINCIAPGFTDTEASRGLADVAKYDTSKTPLRRLERPEDLTGAAVFLASPESDFITGQTILVDGGRAMH